The following proteins are encoded in a genomic region of Takifugu flavidus isolate HTHZ2018 chromosome 3, ASM371156v2, whole genome shotgun sequence:
- the LOC130523295 gene encoding LOW QUALITY PROTEIN: tubulin alpha chain-like (The sequence of the model RefSeq protein was modified relative to this genomic sequence to represent the inferred CDS: inserted 1 base in 1 codon): MVKCDPRHGKYMACCLLYRGDVVPKDVNVAISNIKTKRSIQFVDWCPTGFKVGINYQPPTVVPGGDLAKVQRAVCMLSNTTAIAEAWARLDHKFDLXEEGEFSEAREDMAALEKDYEEVATGTLEEDEGIEVGEEF, from the exons ATGGTCAAGTGTGACCCGCGGCACGGTAAGTACAtggcctgctgcctcctgtacCGTGGTGACGTGGTGCCCAAAGACGTCAACGTGGCCATCAGCAACATCAAGACCAAGCGAAGCATCCAGTTTGTGGACTGGTGTCCAACCGGTTTCAAGGTGGGCATCAACTACCAGCCCCCGACCGTGGTCCCTGGAGGAGACCTGGCCAAGGTCCAGAGGGCCGTGTGCATGCTGAGCAACACCACCGCCATCGCTGAGGCCTGGGCTCGACTGGACCACAAGTTCGACC ATGAGGAGGGAGAGTTCTCCGAGGCCAGAGAGGACATGGCTGCCCTGGAGAAGGACTACGAAGAGGTGGCAACAGGCACCTTAGAGGAAGACGAAGGAATAGAAGTTGGAGAAGAATTTTAA
- the gpd2 gene encoding glycerol-3-phosphate dehydrogenase, mitochondrial isoform X1: MAFRKALKRTVMVGGGAIATVFGLSQVIEYRKKQPAGARLALVAAESELKVPFADELPARQEQLAALQNTEEFDVLVVGGGATGVGCALDAVTRNLKTALVERSDFSSGTSSRSTKLIHGGVRYLQKAIMQLDYEQYKMVKEALLERANLLEIAPHLSAPLPIMLPVYKWWQLPYYWAGIKMYDVVAGIHCLKSSYVLSKSKALELFPMLKKDKLVGAIVYYDGQHNDARMNLAIGLTAARYGAAVANYTEVVHLLKSTDPQTGKQKVCGAHCRDVITGKEFDVKAKCVINATGPFTDSLRKMDNQESQNICQPSAGVHIVIPGYYSPDNMGLLDPATSDGRVIFFLPWENMTIAGTTDTPTSVTAHPIPGEDDINFILREVRNYLSADVEVRRGDVLAAWSGIRPLVTDPNSKDTQSICRNHVVSISDSGLVTIAGGKWTTYRSMAEETLDAAVERLALSAGPCKTVGLMLDGAKGWTPTFYIRLVQDYGLEKEVAQHLASTYGAKAYDVAKIAQVTGQRWPIVGKRLVSEFPYIEAEVLYAIKEYACTAIDIIARRTRLGFLNVQAADEALPRIVEIMGKELDWSQEKRTAELDAARKFLYHEMGYRSRSEQLTKTSEINLDYQEVVRYKKRFHKFDKDRKGFITTVDVQQVLENINVHIDENSLHEILNEVDLNKNGQVEIDEFLQLMSAVKKGQVSDSRLAILMKTVEESLDKRGPVTVDRSGGGV; this comes from the exons ATGGCGTTCAGGAAGGCGTTGAAGCGGACGGTGATGGTCGGTGGTGGGGCCATCGCCACTGTGTTCGGCCTGTCCCAGGTGATTGAGTACAGGAAGAAGCAG CCTGCAGGG GCTCGGTTAGCCCTTGTGGCAGCAGAATCCGAGCTGAAGGTTCCGTTTGCCGATGAGCTTCCCGCTCGACAGGAGCAGCTCGCTGCTCTGCAGAACACAGAGGAGTTTGATGTCCTGGTTGTTGGGGGTGGGGCCACCGGGGTAGGATGTGCCTTGGACGCCGTCACTCGCA ACCTGAAAACAGCTCTGGTGGAGCGCAGCGACTTTTCCTCAGGGACGAGCAGCCGCAGCACCAAACTGATCCACGGAGGTGTCCGATATTTGCAGAAGGCCATCATGCAGTTAGATTATGAACAG tacAAGATGGTGAAAGAAGCCCTTCTTGAGCGGGCTAACCTGCTGGAGATTGCCCCTCATCTGTCTGCTCCGTTACCCATCATGCTCCCTGTTTATAA ATGGTGGCAGCTTCCGTACTATTGGGCAGGTATTAAGATGTATGACGTGGTAGCTGGGATCCACTGCCTGAAGAGCAGCTACGTCCTGAGTAAGAGCAAAGCTCTGGAGCTCTTCCCGATGCTCAAGAAGGACAAGCTGGTCGGTGCCATCGTCTACTATGATG gGCAGCATAACGATGCTCGTATGAATCTTGCTATTGGCCTCACCGCCGCCCGCTACGGGGCCGCTGTTGCCAACTACACCGAGGTGGTCCACCTGCTGAAGTCCACCGACCCACAGACCGGCAAGCAGAAGGTTTGTGGCGCCCACTGCAGAGACGTCATCACAG GAAAAGAGTTTGACGTGAAGGCCAAGTGTGTGATCAACGCCACAGGACCTTTTACTGACTCTCTGAGGAAGATGGACAACCAGGAGAGCCAGAACATCTGTCAGCCCAGTGCTGGAGTCCACATCGTCATCCCTGGATACTACAG tcctgaCAACATGGGTCTGCTTGATCCAGCGACCAGCGACGGTCGTGTCATTTTCTTCCTGCCCTGGGAGAACATGACCATTGCTGGGACGACAGACACACCAACCAGTGTGACAGCTCATCCAATTCCAGGAGAGGATGACATCAACTTCATCCTTAGGGAAGTTCGCAACTACCTGAGCGCTGATGTTGAAG TGCGGCGAGGAGACGTCCTTGCGGCTTGGAGTGGAATCCGCCCCCTGGTCACAGACCCGAACTCCAAAGATACTCAGTCGATTTGCAGGAACCACGTGGTCAGCATCAGTGACAGCGGATTGGTCACCATTGCTG GTGGTAAGTGGACCACCTACAGGTCCATGGCCGAGGAGACCCTGGACGCAGCTGTGGAAAGACTGGCTCTGTCAGCAGGACCGTGTAAGACTGTCGGTCTGATGCTGGATGGGGCGAAGGGCTGGACCCCGACCTTCTACATCCGCCTGGTACAGGACTACGGCCTGGAGAAAGAG GTGGCTCAGCACCTGGCCTCCACGTACGGAGCAAAGGCGTACGATGTGGCCAAGATAGCTCAAGTCACGGGACAAAGATGGCCGATCGTGGGCAAGAGGCTGGTGTCAGAGTTCCCATACATTGAGGCTGAG gttctgtaCGCCATAAAAGAGTACGCCTGCACCGCCATCGATATTATCGCTCGCCGGACCCGCCTCGGCTTCTTGAACGTGCAGGCGGCAGATGAAGCGCTGCCACGTATTGTGGAGATCATGGGCAAAGAACTCGACTGGAGCCAAGAGAAAAGGACG GCCGAACTCGACGCCGCCAGGAAGTTTCTGTACCATGAGATGGGTTACAGATCGCGCTCGGAACAGCTGACCAAGACCTCCGAGATCAACCTGGACTATCAGGAAGTGGTCAG gTATAAGAAACGTTTCCACAAGTTTGATAAAGACCGCAAAGGGTTCATCACGACTGTGGACGTTCAGCAAGTCCTGGAG AACATCAACGTTCACATTGATGAAAATTCGTTGCATGAGATCCTGAATGAGGTGGACCTCAACAAGAATGGCCAGGTTGAGATCGACGAGTTCTTGCAG cTGATGAGCGCGGTGAAAAAGGGTCAGGTGTCCGACAGCCGACTGGCCATCCTGATGAAAACAGTGGAGGAATCTCTGGATAAGAGGGGGCCAGTGACAGTGGACCGCAGTGGGGGTGGAGTCTAA
- the gpd2 gene encoding glycerol-3-phosphate dehydrogenase, mitochondrial isoform X4 — protein sequence MAFRKALKRTVMVGGGAIATVFGLSQVIEYRKKQPAGARLALVAAESELKVPFADELPARQEQLAALQNTEEFDVLVVGGGATGVGCALDAVTRNLKTALVERSDFSSGTSSRSTKLIHGGVRYLQKAIMQLDYEQYKMVKEALLERANLLEIAPHLSAPLPIMLPVYKWWQLPYYWAGIKMYDVVAGIHCLKSSYVLSKSKALELFPMLKKDKLVGAIVYYDGQHNDARMNLAIGLTAARYGAAVANYTEVVHLLKSTDPQTGKQKVCGAHCRDVITGKEFDVKAKCVINATGPFTDSLRKMDNQESQNICQPSAGVHIVIPGYYSPDNMGLLDPATSDGRVIFFLPWENMTIAGTTDTPTSVTAHPIPGEDDINFILREVRNYLSADVEVRRGDVLAAWSGIRPLVTDPNSKDTQSICRNHVVSISDSGLVTIAGGKWTTYRSMAEETLDAAVERLALSAGPCKTVGLMLDGAKGWTPTFYIRLVQDYGLEKEVAQHLASTYGAKAYDVAKIAQVTGQRWPIVGKRLVSEFPYIEAEVLYAIKEYACTAIDIIARRTRLGFLNVQAADEALPRIVEIMGKELDWSQEKRTWFQSRSGMPGTSEIPHI from the exons ATGGCGTTCAGGAAGGCGTTGAAGCGGACGGTGATGGTCGGTGGTGGGGCCATCGCCACTGTGTTCGGCCTGTCCCAGGTGATTGAGTACAGGAAGAAGCAG CCTGCAGGG GCTCGGTTAGCCCTTGTGGCAGCAGAATCCGAGCTGAAGGTTCCGTTTGCCGATGAGCTTCCCGCTCGACAGGAGCAGCTCGCTGCTCTGCAGAACACAGAGGAGTTTGATGTCCTGGTTGTTGGGGGTGGGGCCACCGGGGTAGGATGTGCCTTGGACGCCGTCACTCGCA ACCTGAAAACAGCTCTGGTGGAGCGCAGCGACTTTTCCTCAGGGACGAGCAGCCGCAGCACCAAACTGATCCACGGAGGTGTCCGATATTTGCAGAAGGCCATCATGCAGTTAGATTATGAACAG tacAAGATGGTGAAAGAAGCCCTTCTTGAGCGGGCTAACCTGCTGGAGATTGCCCCTCATCTGTCTGCTCCGTTACCCATCATGCTCCCTGTTTATAA ATGGTGGCAGCTTCCGTACTATTGGGCAGGTATTAAGATGTATGACGTGGTAGCTGGGATCCACTGCCTGAAGAGCAGCTACGTCCTGAGTAAGAGCAAAGCTCTGGAGCTCTTCCCGATGCTCAAGAAGGACAAGCTGGTCGGTGCCATCGTCTACTATGATG gGCAGCATAACGATGCTCGTATGAATCTTGCTATTGGCCTCACCGCCGCCCGCTACGGGGCCGCTGTTGCCAACTACACCGAGGTGGTCCACCTGCTGAAGTCCACCGACCCACAGACCGGCAAGCAGAAGGTTTGTGGCGCCCACTGCAGAGACGTCATCACAG GAAAAGAGTTTGACGTGAAGGCCAAGTGTGTGATCAACGCCACAGGACCTTTTACTGACTCTCTGAGGAAGATGGACAACCAGGAGAGCCAGAACATCTGTCAGCCCAGTGCTGGAGTCCACATCGTCATCCCTGGATACTACAG tcctgaCAACATGGGTCTGCTTGATCCAGCGACCAGCGACGGTCGTGTCATTTTCTTCCTGCCCTGGGAGAACATGACCATTGCTGGGACGACAGACACACCAACCAGTGTGACAGCTCATCCAATTCCAGGAGAGGATGACATCAACTTCATCCTTAGGGAAGTTCGCAACTACCTGAGCGCTGATGTTGAAG TGCGGCGAGGAGACGTCCTTGCGGCTTGGAGTGGAATCCGCCCCCTGGTCACAGACCCGAACTCCAAAGATACTCAGTCGATTTGCAGGAACCACGTGGTCAGCATCAGTGACAGCGGATTGGTCACCATTGCTG GTGGTAAGTGGACCACCTACAGGTCCATGGCCGAGGAGACCCTGGACGCAGCTGTGGAAAGACTGGCTCTGTCAGCAGGACCGTGTAAGACTGTCGGTCTGATGCTGGATGGGGCGAAGGGCTGGACCCCGACCTTCTACATCCGCCTGGTACAGGACTACGGCCTGGAGAAAGAG GTGGCTCAGCACCTGGCCTCCACGTACGGAGCAAAGGCGTACGATGTGGCCAAGATAGCTCAAGTCACGGGACAAAGATGGCCGATCGTGGGCAAGAGGCTGGTGTCAGAGTTCCCATACATTGAGGCTGAG gttctgtaCGCCATAAAAGAGTACGCCTGCACCGCCATCGATATTATCGCTCGCCGGACCCGCCTCGGCTTCTTGAACGTGCAGGCGGCAGATGAAGCGCTGCCACGTATTGTGGAGATCATGGGCAAAGAACTCGACTGGAGCCAAGAGAAAAGGACG TGGTTCCAGAGCAGATCAGGGATGCCGGGCACCTCCGAGATCCCACATATTTGA
- the gpd2 gene encoding glycerol-3-phosphate dehydrogenase, mitochondrial isoform X2 produces MAFRKALKRTVMVGGGAIATVFGLSQVIEYRKKQARLALVAAESELKVPFADELPARQEQLAALQNTEEFDVLVVGGGATGVGCALDAVTRNLKTALVERSDFSSGTSSRSTKLIHGGVRYLQKAIMQLDYEQYKMVKEALLERANLLEIAPHLSAPLPIMLPVYKWWQLPYYWAGIKMYDVVAGIHCLKSSYVLSKSKALELFPMLKKDKLVGAIVYYDGQHNDARMNLAIGLTAARYGAAVANYTEVVHLLKSTDPQTGKQKVCGAHCRDVITGKEFDVKAKCVINATGPFTDSLRKMDNQESQNICQPSAGVHIVIPGYYSPDNMGLLDPATSDGRVIFFLPWENMTIAGTTDTPTSVTAHPIPGEDDINFILREVRNYLSADVEVRRGDVLAAWSGIRPLVTDPNSKDTQSICRNHVVSISDSGLVTIAGGKWTTYRSMAEETLDAAVERLALSAGPCKTVGLMLDGAKGWTPTFYIRLVQDYGLEKEVAQHLASTYGAKAYDVAKIAQVTGQRWPIVGKRLVSEFPYIEAEVLYAIKEYACTAIDIIARRTRLGFLNVQAADEALPRIVEIMGKELDWSQEKRTAELDAARKFLYHEMGYRSRSEQLTKTSEINLDYQEVVRYKKRFHKFDKDRKGFITTVDVQQVLENINVHIDENSLHEILNEVDLNKNGQVEIDEFLQLMSAVKKGQVSDSRLAILMKTVEESLDKRGPVTVDRSGGGV; encoded by the exons ATGGCGTTCAGGAAGGCGTTGAAGCGGACGGTGATGGTCGGTGGTGGGGCCATCGCCACTGTGTTCGGCCTGTCCCAGGTGATTGAGTACAGGAAGAAGCAG GCTCGGTTAGCCCTTGTGGCAGCAGAATCCGAGCTGAAGGTTCCGTTTGCCGATGAGCTTCCCGCTCGACAGGAGCAGCTCGCTGCTCTGCAGAACACAGAGGAGTTTGATGTCCTGGTTGTTGGGGGTGGGGCCACCGGGGTAGGATGTGCCTTGGACGCCGTCACTCGCA ACCTGAAAACAGCTCTGGTGGAGCGCAGCGACTTTTCCTCAGGGACGAGCAGCCGCAGCACCAAACTGATCCACGGAGGTGTCCGATATTTGCAGAAGGCCATCATGCAGTTAGATTATGAACAG tacAAGATGGTGAAAGAAGCCCTTCTTGAGCGGGCTAACCTGCTGGAGATTGCCCCTCATCTGTCTGCTCCGTTACCCATCATGCTCCCTGTTTATAA ATGGTGGCAGCTTCCGTACTATTGGGCAGGTATTAAGATGTATGACGTGGTAGCTGGGATCCACTGCCTGAAGAGCAGCTACGTCCTGAGTAAGAGCAAAGCTCTGGAGCTCTTCCCGATGCTCAAGAAGGACAAGCTGGTCGGTGCCATCGTCTACTATGATG gGCAGCATAACGATGCTCGTATGAATCTTGCTATTGGCCTCACCGCCGCCCGCTACGGGGCCGCTGTTGCCAACTACACCGAGGTGGTCCACCTGCTGAAGTCCACCGACCCACAGACCGGCAAGCAGAAGGTTTGTGGCGCCCACTGCAGAGACGTCATCACAG GAAAAGAGTTTGACGTGAAGGCCAAGTGTGTGATCAACGCCACAGGACCTTTTACTGACTCTCTGAGGAAGATGGACAACCAGGAGAGCCAGAACATCTGTCAGCCCAGTGCTGGAGTCCACATCGTCATCCCTGGATACTACAG tcctgaCAACATGGGTCTGCTTGATCCAGCGACCAGCGACGGTCGTGTCATTTTCTTCCTGCCCTGGGAGAACATGACCATTGCTGGGACGACAGACACACCAACCAGTGTGACAGCTCATCCAATTCCAGGAGAGGATGACATCAACTTCATCCTTAGGGAAGTTCGCAACTACCTGAGCGCTGATGTTGAAG TGCGGCGAGGAGACGTCCTTGCGGCTTGGAGTGGAATCCGCCCCCTGGTCACAGACCCGAACTCCAAAGATACTCAGTCGATTTGCAGGAACCACGTGGTCAGCATCAGTGACAGCGGATTGGTCACCATTGCTG GTGGTAAGTGGACCACCTACAGGTCCATGGCCGAGGAGACCCTGGACGCAGCTGTGGAAAGACTGGCTCTGTCAGCAGGACCGTGTAAGACTGTCGGTCTGATGCTGGATGGGGCGAAGGGCTGGACCCCGACCTTCTACATCCGCCTGGTACAGGACTACGGCCTGGAGAAAGAG GTGGCTCAGCACCTGGCCTCCACGTACGGAGCAAAGGCGTACGATGTGGCCAAGATAGCTCAAGTCACGGGACAAAGATGGCCGATCGTGGGCAAGAGGCTGGTGTCAGAGTTCCCATACATTGAGGCTGAG gttctgtaCGCCATAAAAGAGTACGCCTGCACCGCCATCGATATTATCGCTCGCCGGACCCGCCTCGGCTTCTTGAACGTGCAGGCGGCAGATGAAGCGCTGCCACGTATTGTGGAGATCATGGGCAAAGAACTCGACTGGAGCCAAGAGAAAAGGACG GCCGAACTCGACGCCGCCAGGAAGTTTCTGTACCATGAGATGGGTTACAGATCGCGCTCGGAACAGCTGACCAAGACCTCCGAGATCAACCTGGACTATCAGGAAGTGGTCAG gTATAAGAAACGTTTCCACAAGTTTGATAAAGACCGCAAAGGGTTCATCACGACTGTGGACGTTCAGCAAGTCCTGGAG AACATCAACGTTCACATTGATGAAAATTCGTTGCATGAGATCCTGAATGAGGTGGACCTCAACAAGAATGGCCAGGTTGAGATCGACGAGTTCTTGCAG cTGATGAGCGCGGTGAAAAAGGGTCAGGTGTCCGACAGCCGACTGGCCATCCTGATGAAAACAGTGGAGGAATCTCTGGATAAGAGGGGGCCAGTGACAGTGGACCGCAGTGGGGGTGGAGTCTAA
- the LOC130523291 gene encoding tubulin alpha chain-like, which translates to MRECISIHVGQAGVQMGNTCWELYCLEHNIQPDGHMSSTKPSGGHDDSFTTFFSETGTGKYVPRAIFVDLEPTVIDEVRTGTYRQLFHPEQLISGKEDAANNYARGHYTVGREHIDSVLDRVRKLSDQCTGLQGFLVFHSFGGGTGSGFTSLLMERLSVDFGKKSKLEFAIYPAPQVSTAVVEPYNSILTTHTTLEHSDCAFMVDNEAIYDICRRNLDIERPSYTNLNRLISQIVSSITASLRFDGALNVDLTEFQTNLVPYPRIHFPLATYAPVISAEKAYHEQLTVAEITNSCFEPSNQMVKCDPRHGKYMACCLLYRGDVVPKDVNVAISNIKTKRSIQFVDWCPTGFKVGINYQPPTVVPGGDLAKVQRAVCMLSNTTAIAEAWARLDHKFDLMYAKRAFVHWYVGEGMEEGEFSEAREDMAALEKDYEEVGLDSIEDEEDGEEY; encoded by the exons atg cgcGAGTGTATCTCCATCCACGTTGGCCAGGCTGGAGTCCAGATGGGAAACACCTGCTGGGAGCTCTACTGCCTGGAGCATAACATCCAGCCCGATGGACACATGTCCAGCACCAAGCCCTCTGGAGGCCACGACGACTCCTTCACCACCTTCTTCAGTGAGACTGGCACTGGGAAGTATGTCCCCAGGGCCATCTTTGTGGACCTGGAGCCCACTGTAATTG ATGAAGTTCGTACAGGAACATACCGCCAACTTTTTCATCCTGAACAGCTGATCTCAGGAAAGGAGGATGCTGCAAACAACTACGCCCGTGGTCACTACACTGTTGGGAGGGAACATATTGACTCAGTGCTGGACCGTGTACGGAAACTG TCTGACCAGTGCACCGGACTACAGGGTTTCCTGGTCTTCCACTCATTTGGAGGAGGAACTGGATCTGGTTTTACTTCTCTACTGATGGAGCGCCTGTCGGTTGATTTCGGCAAGAAATCCAAACTGGAGTTTGCGATTTACCCAGCTCCTCAGGTGTCCACGGCTGTAGTGGAGCCCTACAACTCCATCCTGACCACCCATACCACTCTGGAGCACTCAGACTGTGCTTTTATGGTGGACAATGAGGCCATCTACGACATCTGCCGCAGGAATCTGGACATTGAGCGTCCGTCTTACACCAACCTGAACCGCCTCATCAGCCAGATTGTGTCCTCCATCACCGCCTCTCTACGCtttgatggtgccttgaatgtGGACCTGACAGAGTTCCAGACCAACCTGGTCCCCTACCCTCGCATCCACTTCCCCCTGGCCACATATGCTCCAGTGATCTCAGCAGAGAAGGCCTATCACGAGCAGCTGACGGTGGCTGAAATCACCAACTCCTGCTTCGAGCCCTCCAATCAGATGGTCAAGTGTGACCCGCGGCACGGCAAGTACAtggcctgctgcctcctgtacCGTGGTGACGTGGTGCCCAAAGACGTCAATGTGGCCATCAGCAACATCAAGACCAAGCGAAGCATCCAGTTTGTGGACTGGTGTCCTACTGGCTTCAAGGTGGGCATCAACTACCAGCCCCCGACCGTGGTCCCTGGAGGAGACCTGGCCAAGGTCCAGAGGGCCGTGTGCATGCTGAGCAACACCACCGCCATCGCTGAGGCCTGGGCTCGACTGGACCACAAGTTTGACCTGATGTACGCCAAGAGAGCCTTTGTCCACTGGTACGTCGGagaggggatggaggagggagagttCTCCGAGGCCAGAGAGGACATGGCTGCCCTGGAGAAGGACTACGAAGAGGTTGGCCTTGATTCGatagaagatgaagaggatggggAAGAATATTAA
- the gpd2 gene encoding glycerol-3-phosphate dehydrogenase, mitochondrial isoform X3 — protein MAFRKALKRTVMVGGGAIATVFGLSQVIEYRKKQPAGARLALVAAESELKVPFADELPARQEQLAALQNTEEFDVLVVGGGATGVGCALDAVTRNLKTALVERSDFSSGTSSRSTKLIHGGVRYLQKAIMQLDYEQYKMVKEALLERANLLEIAPHLSAPLPIMLPVYKWWQLPYYWAGIKMYDVVAGIHCLKSSYVLSKSKALELFPMLKKDKLVGAIVYYDGQHNDARMNLAIGLTAARYGAAVANYTEVVHLLKSTDPQTGKQKVCGAHCRDVITGKEFDVKAKCVINATGPFTDSLRKMDNQESQNICQPSAGVHIVIPGYYSPDNMGLLDPATSDGRVIFFLPWENMTIAGTTDTPTSVTAHPIPGEDDINFILREVRNYLSADVEVRRGDVLAAWSGIRPLVTDPNSKDTQSICRNHVVSISDSGLVTIAGGKWTTYRSMAEETLDAAVERLALSAGPCKTVGLMLDGAKGWTPTFYIRLVQDYGLEKEVAQHLASTYGAKAYDVAKIAQVTGQRWPIVGKRLVSEFPYIEAEVLYAIKEYACTAIDIIARRTRLGFLNVQAADEALPRIVEIMGKELDWSQEKRTAELDAARKFLYHEMGYRSRSEQLTKTSEINLDYQEVVRYKKRFHKFDKDRKGFITTVDVQQVLENINVHIDENSLHEILNEVDLNKNGQVEIDEFLQGQHSADERGEKGSGVRQPTGHPDENSGGISG, from the exons ATGGCGTTCAGGAAGGCGTTGAAGCGGACGGTGATGGTCGGTGGTGGGGCCATCGCCACTGTGTTCGGCCTGTCCCAGGTGATTGAGTACAGGAAGAAGCAG CCTGCAGGG GCTCGGTTAGCCCTTGTGGCAGCAGAATCCGAGCTGAAGGTTCCGTTTGCCGATGAGCTTCCCGCTCGACAGGAGCAGCTCGCTGCTCTGCAGAACACAGAGGAGTTTGATGTCCTGGTTGTTGGGGGTGGGGCCACCGGGGTAGGATGTGCCTTGGACGCCGTCACTCGCA ACCTGAAAACAGCTCTGGTGGAGCGCAGCGACTTTTCCTCAGGGACGAGCAGCCGCAGCACCAAACTGATCCACGGAGGTGTCCGATATTTGCAGAAGGCCATCATGCAGTTAGATTATGAACAG tacAAGATGGTGAAAGAAGCCCTTCTTGAGCGGGCTAACCTGCTGGAGATTGCCCCTCATCTGTCTGCTCCGTTACCCATCATGCTCCCTGTTTATAA ATGGTGGCAGCTTCCGTACTATTGGGCAGGTATTAAGATGTATGACGTGGTAGCTGGGATCCACTGCCTGAAGAGCAGCTACGTCCTGAGTAAGAGCAAAGCTCTGGAGCTCTTCCCGATGCTCAAGAAGGACAAGCTGGTCGGTGCCATCGTCTACTATGATG gGCAGCATAACGATGCTCGTATGAATCTTGCTATTGGCCTCACCGCCGCCCGCTACGGGGCCGCTGTTGCCAACTACACCGAGGTGGTCCACCTGCTGAAGTCCACCGACCCACAGACCGGCAAGCAGAAGGTTTGTGGCGCCCACTGCAGAGACGTCATCACAG GAAAAGAGTTTGACGTGAAGGCCAAGTGTGTGATCAACGCCACAGGACCTTTTACTGACTCTCTGAGGAAGATGGACAACCAGGAGAGCCAGAACATCTGTCAGCCCAGTGCTGGAGTCCACATCGTCATCCCTGGATACTACAG tcctgaCAACATGGGTCTGCTTGATCCAGCGACCAGCGACGGTCGTGTCATTTTCTTCCTGCCCTGGGAGAACATGACCATTGCTGGGACGACAGACACACCAACCAGTGTGACAGCTCATCCAATTCCAGGAGAGGATGACATCAACTTCATCCTTAGGGAAGTTCGCAACTACCTGAGCGCTGATGTTGAAG TGCGGCGAGGAGACGTCCTTGCGGCTTGGAGTGGAATCCGCCCCCTGGTCACAGACCCGAACTCCAAAGATACTCAGTCGATTTGCAGGAACCACGTGGTCAGCATCAGTGACAGCGGATTGGTCACCATTGCTG GTGGTAAGTGGACCACCTACAGGTCCATGGCCGAGGAGACCCTGGACGCAGCTGTGGAAAGACTGGCTCTGTCAGCAGGACCGTGTAAGACTGTCGGTCTGATGCTGGATGGGGCGAAGGGCTGGACCCCGACCTTCTACATCCGCCTGGTACAGGACTACGGCCTGGAGAAAGAG GTGGCTCAGCACCTGGCCTCCACGTACGGAGCAAAGGCGTACGATGTGGCCAAGATAGCTCAAGTCACGGGACAAAGATGGCCGATCGTGGGCAAGAGGCTGGTGTCAGAGTTCCCATACATTGAGGCTGAG gttctgtaCGCCATAAAAGAGTACGCCTGCACCGCCATCGATATTATCGCTCGCCGGACCCGCCTCGGCTTCTTGAACGTGCAGGCGGCAGATGAAGCGCTGCCACGTATTGTGGAGATCATGGGCAAAGAACTCGACTGGAGCCAAGAGAAAAGGACG GCCGAACTCGACGCCGCCAGGAAGTTTCTGTACCATGAGATGGGTTACAGATCGCGCTCGGAACAGCTGACCAAGACCTCCGAGATCAACCTGGACTATCAGGAAGTGGTCAG gTATAAGAAACGTTTCCACAAGTTTGATAAAGACCGCAAAGGGTTCATCACGACTGTGGACGTTCAGCAAGTCCTGGAG AACATCAACGTTCACATTGATGAAAATTCGTTGCATGAGATCCTGAATGAGGTGGACCTCAACAAGAATGGCCAGGTTGAGATCGACGAGTTCTTGCAG GGTCAACACTCAG cTGATGAGCGCGGTGAAAAAGGGTCAGGTGTCCGACAGCCGACTGGCCATCCTGATGAAAACAGTGGAGGAATCTCTGGATAA